In the genome of Gadus morhua chromosome 12, gadMor3.0, whole genome shotgun sequence, one region contains:
- the mpnd gene encoding MPN domain-containing protein isoform X2 — MEPPCSPQVVVEDGGEEEEEELSGGEESELRSSSGRGSLLTRRGITLRVLLKDGLVEPGDGALTIHYLGKKFVGDLLTDGKIRWVETGQIFNSPSAWATHCKRLVNPAKKSGCGWASVRYRGQKLVQYKTSWLHKYQPSADMSLVSEEEDEDEEEEGKTAVPAEEKNKNAKPGLHDIMVARRTDRERIPVRYGNLGARDPSRDPHTLVELSAFSAINRFQPFNVAVSSNVLLLMDFHCHLTTSEVVGYLGGRWDTTTQLLTVLRAFPCRTRLADKESASAVEEEICQNLFMRGLSLVGWYHSHPRGPALPSLQDIDSQMDHQLRLQGSNNGFQPCLGIICGPYYHGNQGVASTITPFWVVPPPEQRPNDYGIPVAVEVTYVQDNFLTSDVLNEMMLLVDYYRTAPDIVQFSQYWCPDTTMMDKIKGSLSGHAPKDQAYSQILEHVYSQLSITQ; from the exons ATGG agcccccctgctctccacaggtggtggtggaggacggaggagaggaggaggaggaggagctgagcggaggggaggagtcggAGCTGCGCTCCAGCAGTGGGCGTGGCTCCCTGCTGACCCGGAGGGGGATCACACTGAGGGTGCTGCTGAAGGACGGGCTGGTGGAGCCGGGGGACGGGGCGCTCACCATACACTACCTG gGGAAGAAGTTTGTGGGCGACCTTCTGACGGACGGTAAGATCCGCTGGGTGGAGACGGGGCAGATCTTCAACTCGCCCAGCGCCTGGGCCACGCACTGCAAGCGTCTGGTCAACCCGGCCAAGAAGTCGGGCTGCGGCTGGGCCTCGGTGCGCTACCGCGGCCAGAAGCTGGTCCAGTACAAGACCAGCTGGCTGCACAAGTACCAGCCCAGCGCCGACATG AGCCtggtgagtgaggaggaggacgaggacgaggaggaggaagggaagacGGCGGTGCCGGCggaggagaagaacaagaacGCCAAGCCAGGATTACACG ACATCATGGTGGCCCGCCGGACGGACCGCGAGAGGATCCCCGTGAGGTACGGGAACCTGGGCGCCCGCGACCCCAGCAG GGACCCCCACACCCTGGTGGAGCTGTCGGCCTTCTCCGCCATCAACCGCTTCCAACCCTTCAACGTGGCCGTGTCCAGCAacgtgctgctgctgatg GACTTCCACTGTCACCTGACCACCAGCGAGGTGGTGGGCTACCTTGGGGGCCGATGGGACACGACCACACAAC TGCTGACGGTGTTGCGGGCGTTCCCGTGTCGGACCAGACTGGCGGACAAAGAGTCGGCCTCtgccgtggaggaggag ATCTGTCAGAACCTGTTCATGCGCGGCCTGTCATTGGTCGGCTGGTACCACAGTCACCCGCGGGGCCCCGCCCTCCCGTCGCTGCAGGACATCGACTCCCAGATGGACCACCAGCTGAGGCTACAGGGCTCCAACAACGGCTTCCAGCCCTGCCTGGGCATCATCTGCG GTCCGTATTACCACGGAAACCAGGGCGTGGCTTCCACAATAACCCCGTTCTGGGTGGTGCCTCCACCTGAG CAACGACCCAACGACTACGGCATCCCCGTGGCGGTGGAGGTCACGTACGTCCAGGACAACTTCCTGACCAGCGACGTCCTCAACGAGATG ATGCTGCTGGTGGACTACTACAGGACCGCCCCGGACATCGTGCAGTTCAGCCAGTACTGGTGCCCCGACACCACCATGATGGATAAGATCAAG GGCTCCCTGAGTGGCCACGCCCCTAAAGACCAGGCCTACTCCCAGATCCTCGAGCATGTTTACAGTCAGCTGAGTATCACGCAGTGA
- the mpnd gene encoding MPN domain-containing protein isoform X3, whose amino-acid sequence MEPPCSPQVVVEDGGEEEEEELSGGEESELRSSSGRGSLLTRRGITLRVLLKDGLVEPGDGALTIHYLGKKFVGDLLTDGKIRWVETGQIFNSPSAWATHCKRLVNPAKKSGCGWASVRYRGQKLVQYKTSWLHKYQPSADMSLVSEEEDEDEEEEGKTAVPAEEKNKNAKPGLHDIMVARRTDRERIPVRDPHTLVELSAFSAINRFQPFNVAVSSNVLLLMDFHCHLTTSEVVGYLGGRWDTTTQLLTVLRAFPCRTRLADKESASAVEEEICQNLFMRGLSLVGWYHSHPRGPALPSLQDIDSQMDHQLRLQGSNNGFQPCLGIICGPYYHGNQGVASTITPFWVVPPPESFSSKQRPNDYGIPVAVEVTYVQDNFLTSDVLNEMMLLVDYYRTAPDIVQFSQYWCPDTTMMDKIKGSLSGHAPKDQAYSQILEHVYSQLSITQ is encoded by the exons ATGG agcccccctgctctccacaggtggtggtggaggacggaggagaggaggaggaggaggagctgagcggaggggaggagtcggAGCTGCGCTCCAGCAGTGGGCGTGGCTCCCTGCTGACCCGGAGGGGGATCACACTGAGGGTGCTGCTGAAGGACGGGCTGGTGGAGCCGGGGGACGGGGCGCTCACCATACACTACCTG gGGAAGAAGTTTGTGGGCGACCTTCTGACGGACGGTAAGATCCGCTGGGTGGAGACGGGGCAGATCTTCAACTCGCCCAGCGCCTGGGCCACGCACTGCAAGCGTCTGGTCAACCCGGCCAAGAAGTCGGGCTGCGGCTGGGCCTCGGTGCGCTACCGCGGCCAGAAGCTGGTCCAGTACAAGACCAGCTGGCTGCACAAGTACCAGCCCAGCGCCGACATG AGCCtggtgagtgaggaggaggacgaggacgaggaggaggaagggaagacGGCGGTGCCGGCggaggagaagaacaagaacGCCAAGCCAGGATTACACG ACATCATGGTGGCCCGCCGGACGGACCGCGAGAGGATCCCCGTGAG GGACCCCCACACCCTGGTGGAGCTGTCGGCCTTCTCCGCCATCAACCGCTTCCAACCCTTCAACGTGGCCGTGTCCAGCAacgtgctgctgctgatg GACTTCCACTGTCACCTGACCACCAGCGAGGTGGTGGGCTACCTTGGGGGCCGATGGGACACGACCACACAAC TGCTGACGGTGTTGCGGGCGTTCCCGTGTCGGACCAGACTGGCGGACAAAGAGTCGGCCTCtgccgtggaggaggag ATCTGTCAGAACCTGTTCATGCGCGGCCTGTCATTGGTCGGCTGGTACCACAGTCACCCGCGGGGCCCCGCCCTCCCGTCGCTGCAGGACATCGACTCCCAGATGGACCACCAGCTGAGGCTACAGGGCTCCAACAACGGCTTCCAGCCCTGCCTGGGCATCATCTGCG GTCCGTATTACCACGGAAACCAGGGCGTGGCTTCCACAATAACCCCGTTCTGGGTGGTGCCTCCACCTGAG TCGTTTTCCTCAAAGCAACGACCCAACGACTACGGCATCCCCGTGGCGGTGGAGGTCACGTACGTCCAGGACAACTTCCTGACCAGCGACGTCCTCAACGAGATG ATGCTGCTGGTGGACTACTACAGGACCGCCCCGGACATCGTGCAGTTCAGCCAGTACTGGTGCCCCGACACCACCATGATGGATAAGATCAAG GGCTCCCTGAGTGGCCACGCCCCTAAAGACCAGGCCTACTCCCAGATCCTCGAGCATGTTTACAGTCAGCTGAGTATCACGCAGTGA
- the mpnd gene encoding MPN domain-containing protein isoform X1 produces MEPPCSPQVVVEDGGEEEEEELSGGEESELRSSSGRGSLLTRRGITLRVLLKDGLVEPGDGALTIHYLGKKFVGDLLTDGKIRWVETGQIFNSPSAWATHCKRLVNPAKKSGCGWASVRYRGQKLVQYKTSWLHKYQPSADMSLVSEEEDEDEEEEGKTAVPAEEKNKNAKPGLHDIMVARRTDRERIPVRYGNLGARDPSRDPHTLVELSAFSAINRFQPFNVAVSSNVLLLMDFHCHLTTSEVVGYLGGRWDTTTQLLTVLRAFPCRTRLADKESASAVEEEICQNLFMRGLSLVGWYHSHPRGPALPSLQDIDSQMDHQLRLQGSNNGFQPCLGIICGPYYHGNQGVASTITPFWVVPPPESFSSKQRPNDYGIPVAVEVTYVQDNFLTSDVLNEMMLLVDYYRTAPDIVQFSQYWCPDTTMMDKIKGSLSGHAPKDQAYSQILEHVYSQLSITQ; encoded by the exons ATGG agcccccctgctctccacaggtggtggtggaggacggaggagaggaggaggaggaggagctgagcggaggggaggagtcggAGCTGCGCTCCAGCAGTGGGCGTGGCTCCCTGCTGACCCGGAGGGGGATCACACTGAGGGTGCTGCTGAAGGACGGGCTGGTGGAGCCGGGGGACGGGGCGCTCACCATACACTACCTG gGGAAGAAGTTTGTGGGCGACCTTCTGACGGACGGTAAGATCCGCTGGGTGGAGACGGGGCAGATCTTCAACTCGCCCAGCGCCTGGGCCACGCACTGCAAGCGTCTGGTCAACCCGGCCAAGAAGTCGGGCTGCGGCTGGGCCTCGGTGCGCTACCGCGGCCAGAAGCTGGTCCAGTACAAGACCAGCTGGCTGCACAAGTACCAGCCCAGCGCCGACATG AGCCtggtgagtgaggaggaggacgaggacgaggaggaggaagggaagacGGCGGTGCCGGCggaggagaagaacaagaacGCCAAGCCAGGATTACACG ACATCATGGTGGCCCGCCGGACGGACCGCGAGAGGATCCCCGTGAGGTACGGGAACCTGGGCGCCCGCGACCCCAGCAG GGACCCCCACACCCTGGTGGAGCTGTCGGCCTTCTCCGCCATCAACCGCTTCCAACCCTTCAACGTGGCCGTGTCCAGCAacgtgctgctgctgatg GACTTCCACTGTCACCTGACCACCAGCGAGGTGGTGGGCTACCTTGGGGGCCGATGGGACACGACCACACAAC TGCTGACGGTGTTGCGGGCGTTCCCGTGTCGGACCAGACTGGCGGACAAAGAGTCGGCCTCtgccgtggaggaggag ATCTGTCAGAACCTGTTCATGCGCGGCCTGTCATTGGTCGGCTGGTACCACAGTCACCCGCGGGGCCCCGCCCTCCCGTCGCTGCAGGACATCGACTCCCAGATGGACCACCAGCTGAGGCTACAGGGCTCCAACAACGGCTTCCAGCCCTGCCTGGGCATCATCTGCG GTCCGTATTACCACGGAAACCAGGGCGTGGCTTCCACAATAACCCCGTTCTGGGTGGTGCCTCCACCTGAG TCGTTTTCCTCAAAGCAACGACCCAACGACTACGGCATCCCCGTGGCGGTGGAGGTCACGTACGTCCAGGACAACTTCCTGACCAGCGACGTCCTCAACGAGATG ATGCTGCTGGTGGACTACTACAGGACCGCCCCGGACATCGTGCAGTTCAGCCAGTACTGGTGCCCCGACACCACCATGATGGATAAGATCAAG GGCTCCCTGAGTGGCCACGCCCCTAAAGACCAGGCCTACTCCCAGATCCTCGAGCATGTTTACAGTCAGCTGAGTATCACGCAGTGA
- the stap2b gene encoding signal-transducing adaptor protein 1 isoform X1, translated as MNGLNRRKTSLPDLYYEGYLEKRSFRDKAALKRWTALSGNTLFFFNSSKDANILDKLELVDFRSVTDDPTRDSNLDKARFNVHLKERSFKFTAPSLEARELWKGYIHAVVELSLPSGIILLPGQTRDLQQAVERERERRRLPPPLPTPPLPAAALPDEGGARSHAAYNGPLPECFVKATRVEAELLLEREAGRGNLLLRPGGHGNTFTITTREVHMSPIFKHYRVTQKPGEGFIIDLKEPIDCATLDEVITEMLEVTGGTLTPLISEDNYEDNISFIKFNEDSGEKSVCFPPPRKTPPTPPSKPAGEQREYLKVEPPSRIPILPKRSENAEKNSLPFTRPCNPPPSIPNGYPTKQAAASSAVIPKQRGRVALMPSAQKRESEGSHAADERVPTGKPVPTPRSFPPRQSSATRSKSDVSCLSLELKEAFLKKRIFKE; from the exons ATGAATGGTTTGAACCGTCGGAAGACCAGCCTTCCAGATCTGTACTACGAGGGTTACCTGGAGAAGAGGTCGTTCAGAGATAAG GCGGCTCTCAAACGATGGACTGCTCTTAGCGGGAACACATTGTTTTTCTTCAACAGCAGCAAAGATGCTAAT ATTTTGGACAAGTTGGAGCTCGTTGATTTCCGGTCGGTCACTGACGACCCCACCCGCGACTCAAACTTGGACAAGGCCAGATTCAACGTCCACCTGAAAGAAAGGAGCTTCAAATTTACC GCTCCAAGCCTGGAGGCCCGAGAGCTATGGAAGGGCTACATCCACGCCGTGGTAGAG ctctcGCTGCCCAGTGGCATCATCCTGCTTCCCGGTCAGACCCGGGACCTGCAGCAGGCCgtagagcgggagagggagaggaggaggctgccccccccgctgcccACGCCCCCGCTGCCCGCGGCCGCGCTCCCCGACGAGGGCGGAGCCCGGAGCCACGCCGCTTATAACGGGCCCCTGCCAGA GTGCTTCGTGAAGGCGACCCGTGTGGAGGCGGAGCttctgctggagagagaggcaggccgAGGGAATCTGCTGCTGCGCCCCGGCGGCCACGGCAACACCTTCACCATAACAACCAGGGAGGTCCatatgag tcctaTATTCAAACACTACCGCGTGACTCAGAAGCCCGGTGAAGGCTTCATCATCGATCTGAAGGAGCCT ATCGACTGTGCCACGCTGGACGAGGTGATCACTGAGATGCTGGAGGTGACAGGGGGAACACTGACCCCCCTGATCAGTGAGGACAACTACGAAGACAACATCT CCTTCATCAAGTTCAACGAGGATAGTGGAGAGAAGTCGGtctgcttccccccccctcgcaagaccccccccactccaccaTCCAAACCAG CAGGCGAGCAGCGGGAATATCTGAAAGTGGAGCCGCCATCTCGCATTCCCA TCCTGCCCAAGCGGAGTGAGAATGCAGAGAAGAATAGTCTGCCATTTACCAGACCGTGCAATCCGCCCCCATCTATACCCAATGGGTACCCTACTAAACAGG CTGCAGCCTCGTCTGCTGTGATTCCGAAGCAACGCGGGCGCGTTGCGT TGATGCCCTCTGCTCAAAAGAGGGAATCCGAAGGCAGCCATG CAGCGGACGAACGCGTACCAACAGGGAAGCCGGTTCCCACTCCTCGCTCCTTCCCTCCCCGTCAATCCAGTGCCACGCGGTCGAAGAGTGACG TGTCCTGCCTCTCCTTGGAGCTGAAGGAGGCGTTTCTGAAGAAGAGGATTTTTAAAGAGTAG
- the stap2b gene encoding signal-transducing adaptor protein 1 isoform X2, with the protein MNGLNRRKTSLPDLYYEGYLEKRSFRDKAALKRWTALSGNTLFFFNSSKDANILDKLELVDFRSVTDDPTRDSNLDKARFNVHLKERSFKFTAPSLEARELWKGYIHAVVELSLPSGIILLPGQTRDLQQAVERERERRRLPPPLPTPPLPAAALPDEGGARSHAAYNGPLPECFVKATRVEAELLLEREAGRGNLLLRPGGHGNTFTITTREVHMSPIFKHYRVTQKPGEGFIIDLKEPIDCATLDEVITEMLEVTGGTLTPLISEDNYEDNISFIKFNEDSGEKSVCFPPPRKTPPTPPSKPAGEQREYLKVEPPSRIPILPKRSENAEKNSLPFTRPCNPPPSIPNGYPTKQAAASSAVIPKQRGRVALMPSAQKRESEGSHADERVPTGKPVPTPRSFPPRQSSATRSKSDVSCLSLELKEAFLKKRIFKE; encoded by the exons ATGAATGGTTTGAACCGTCGGAAGACCAGCCTTCCAGATCTGTACTACGAGGGTTACCTGGAGAAGAGGTCGTTCAGAGATAAG GCGGCTCTCAAACGATGGACTGCTCTTAGCGGGAACACATTGTTTTTCTTCAACAGCAGCAAAGATGCTAAT ATTTTGGACAAGTTGGAGCTCGTTGATTTCCGGTCGGTCACTGACGACCCCACCCGCGACTCAAACTTGGACAAGGCCAGATTCAACGTCCACCTGAAAGAAAGGAGCTTCAAATTTACC GCTCCAAGCCTGGAGGCCCGAGAGCTATGGAAGGGCTACATCCACGCCGTGGTAGAG ctctcGCTGCCCAGTGGCATCATCCTGCTTCCCGGTCAGACCCGGGACCTGCAGCAGGCCgtagagcgggagagggagaggaggaggctgccccccccgctgcccACGCCCCCGCTGCCCGCGGCCGCGCTCCCCGACGAGGGCGGAGCCCGGAGCCACGCCGCTTATAACGGGCCCCTGCCAGA GTGCTTCGTGAAGGCGACCCGTGTGGAGGCGGAGCttctgctggagagagaggcaggccgAGGGAATCTGCTGCTGCGCCCCGGCGGCCACGGCAACACCTTCACCATAACAACCAGGGAGGTCCatatgag tcctaTATTCAAACACTACCGCGTGACTCAGAAGCCCGGTGAAGGCTTCATCATCGATCTGAAGGAGCCT ATCGACTGTGCCACGCTGGACGAGGTGATCACTGAGATGCTGGAGGTGACAGGGGGAACACTGACCCCCCTGATCAGTGAGGACAACTACGAAGACAACATCT CCTTCATCAAGTTCAACGAGGATAGTGGAGAGAAGTCGGtctgcttccccccccctcgcaagaccccccccactccaccaTCCAAACCAG CAGGCGAGCAGCGGGAATATCTGAAAGTGGAGCCGCCATCTCGCATTCCCA TCCTGCCCAAGCGGAGTGAGAATGCAGAGAAGAATAGTCTGCCATTTACCAGACCGTGCAATCCGCCCCCATCTATACCCAATGGGTACCCTACTAAACAGG CTGCAGCCTCGTCTGCTGTGATTCCGAAGCAACGCGGGCGCGTTGCGT TGATGCCCTCTGCTCAAAAGAGGGAATCCGAAGGCAGCCATG CGGACGAACGCGTACCAACAGGGAAGCCGGTTCCCACTCCTCGCTCCTTCCCTCCCCGTCAATCCAGTGCCACGCGGTCGAAGAGTGACG TGTCCTGCCTCTCCTTGGAGCTGAAGGAGGCGTTTCTGAAGAAGAGGATTTTTAAAGAGTAG